The following is a genomic window from Flavobacterium crassostreae.
CTTACGGCGTTTTGTTGGTAATAATTTGCTTTTTGTTGTACCGCAGATTCATAGACAGTATTGTCAACCACTTTATCTTTAGGATTAATAATGTAGGCATTATATCCCAAAAACGCTTGTTGTTCTTTGTTCACCAAATCTCTATATTGGTTGCTTTCTAATACGCCCAAAGGCACGCCATTAGCAAAACTCAAAAAATAGGCGTCAATGGAGTTGTTTGGGTTGGTTCCTTCCGAGTATACTGCGTTTTTAAAATTATTTGCATTCTCATAATTAACTCCAAAAGTAAATTTTTTCCAATCGCTTTTTTTGTCCTGATTATTAAAAACAAAAACACCTCCTGCTTGATTTATATCCAGGTTGTTGTTTTTTTCGGTCTTTTGGCTGCCAAAATAATCCGAATTATTTTGGGTATTGAAGTTGCTTAGTGTAACGGCTACTTGGTTGTTAATAAACACCGCAGAACCTGCCGGGTTTACGTTAAGAGAAGATAAATCTGCGCCAAGTGCGCCAAATGCCCCGCTCATTGCTCTGTAGCGAGCAGTTCCGTTTAAGTTGTCTTGCGAGTACCGTAGTGCATCGCGTATTTCTTGCGATTGTGCAGCGGTAAAAGAAAACCCTGTTAGTAGTACTAAAATATATTTTTTCATTTGATTGGAATAAAAGTGATGCCCTCTGGTTTAGTTTCCGCCTCTTCTGGAGTTTCCGCTAGAGCTCGATCTAGTGCTTGAGCTATTTCCATAATTGGTGGAGCTGGATCTATTGTTATTGTAATTGCTATTGGATCTTGACGGACTGTTGTTGCTAGGAGTGTAGCTTCTGTTGGGTGTAGTTTCTCTACGGTTAGTGTTGGTATTGGTGTTGGATCTTACAGGGGTGCTGTAGGAGTTATTTTGTCCTTGACTTCTTCGGTTGTTGTTATAATCGGTTGGATTGCTAGAGTTCCGTCTATACTCCCCATTGGTTGTAGTGTTGTAATTTCGGTTCGAGTTGCTTCGGTCCGTAGAGTATCGGTTAGCCGAATTTCGATCCGTAGAGTAGTTTCTATTAGAGTCTACTCGGTTGTTGGAGTAGTTTCTGTCCGAATTTCGGTTGCTGTAATTATAGTCCGAAGAACCTCTTCTGCTTGGGTTGTAAGAATAGTTGTTGCGGTTGTAATTGTAAGGGCGGTTGTAGTTGTAATACCCATAATAAGGCGTGTAATAATTGTAATTGTTCCATCCAAAATTGGTATAACCATAGCCATAATAAGGCGTGTTCCATCCAAAGGTACTCCAGCCATAATTATTCCAACCAAAGTTGTTGTATCCATAATAGGGTGCGTTCCATCCAAAACCAGAAGCATAGCCCCAGTTGTAAGGATAGCTGTTAATTTCGATGGTAGTGCTGTTGTATCTGCTGCCCCAATCTGGGTAATTTTGGTTAGCAGCGGCATTGTTGTTGTAATCGGTGTTGTTATAGTCGGAATTGTAATTTTCAACATCCGTAAAAATAGCCACATCTTGGTTCTTGTCTTGCAAGGCGTTAAAGTAGTCTTTGTAGGGCGTGTTGGGGTTGCTGGTTGTGTTTTGATAGGCAGTTTCTGGACGGTCTTGGGTAGTGGTTCCGTAAATGCCATCATTGTCATAGTAAGAACTATTTTGATAGGATCCGCAAGAAACTACTAAAAGGCTTAGCAATCCAATAGCAGCATATCTAATGCTATTTTTGGACGAAAAAATATTAGTTTTCATATCTCTGGGTGTTTTTATTGTTGCACATTACAAAAATAGTTAGTTTTGCTGAACTATTTAGTTAAATAAAATAATGCAAAATTTGTGCCAAACTATTCAATATGAGTAAGAACCTTACAACAAGATCAGAAGATTATTCAAAATGGTATAATGAACTGGTTGTTAAAGCCGATTTAGCCGAAAATTCAGGAGTTAGAGGATGTATGGTTATCAAGCCTTACGGATACGCCATTTGGGAAAAAATGCAAGCAGAATTAGACCGTATGTTTAAAGAAACAGGGCATCAAAATGCGTACTTTCCATTATTTGTACCCAAAAGTATGTTTGAAGCCGAGGAGAAAAATGCAGAAGGCTTTGCGAAAGAATGTGCTATCGTAACGCATTATAGATTAAAAAATGATCCAGATAAGCCAGGTAAATTAATGGTGGATCCCAATGCAAAATTAGAAGAAGAATTAATTGTACGTCCAACCAGTGAAGCCATTATTTGGTCTACCTACAAGGGGTGGGTGCAATCTTACCGAGACTTACCTTTGTTGATTAACCAATGGGCCAATGTAGTGCGTTGGGAAATGCGAACCCGTTTGTTTTTAAGAACTGCAGAATTTTTATGGCAAGAAGGGCATACGGCTCATGCTACCAAAAAAGAAGCCATTGCAGAATCGGAAACAATGATGCATATCTATGCAGAATTTGCCGAGAATTTTATGGCAATACCGGTGGTAAGAGGTGTTAAAACCGAAACAGAACGCTTTGCAGGTGCCGAAGAAACCTATTGTATTGAAGCTTTAATGCAAGATGGAAAAGCATTGCAGGCTGGTACGTCGCACTTTTTAGGACAAAATTTTGCCAAAGCTTTTGATGTAAAATTCGCAAATTCTGAAGGCAAGCAAGAATACGTTTGGGGTACATCATGGGGGGTTTCTACCCGACTTATGGGAGCGTTAGTAATGACGCATTCTGACGATAAAGGATTGGTGTTGCCGCCTAATTTGGCGCCTATACAAGTAGTTATTGTGCCTATTCATAAAACAGAAGAGCAACTCGAGCAAATTACTAACGAAGTAACGGTATTAGTAGCGCAATTAAAAAAGCTGGGTATTGCTGTTAAGTATGACCACAGAACAACCCAAAAGCCAGGCTTTAAATTTGCAGAATGGGAGTTAAAAGGAGTTCCAGTCAGAATTGCTATTGGGCCAAAGGATTTAGAAAACGGTACTTTTGAAATAGCACGAAGAGATACCTTGACCAAAGAATTGGTTTCAAAAGAAGGAATTGCTTCTTATATACAGGATTTGTTAGCGCAAATTCAGAAAGAGCTTTTTGATAAAGCGTTAAATTATAGAGATTCTCATATTACCGAAGTAAATAGTTTTGAAGAATTTCAGACAGTTTTAAATGATAAGGGCGGTTTTGTATCGGCACATTGGGACGGCACAGCTGCAACAGAAGCGCAGATACAAGAGTTGACCAAAGCTACTATCCGATGCATCCCTCTAGATCAAGCCGAAGAGGCGGGAGTCTGTGTGTTTACTGGTAAACCATCCAACAAAAGAGTGCTTTTTGCTAAGGCGTATTAAAAATATTTATTTTTTTTGCCTCAGCTATTGTGTGACTCAAAAATAGTTGTATCTTTGCATCCGCAATACAGAAGCAGGCCCGTTCGTCTATCGGTTAGGACGCATGGTTTTCATCCATGTAAGAGCGGTTCGATTCCGCTACGGGCTACTATCTTATTGTTGTCAAAGTGTCACTTACTTTAAAAAAAAGTGATAATGGCCCGTTCGTCTATCGGTTAGGACGCATGGTTTTCATCCATGTAAGAGCGGTTCGATTCCGCTACGGGCTACAAATAATCGTTAATATAGATTATACTAACTAGGAGGATAATGGTCCGTTCGTCTAGGGGTTAGGACGCCAAGATTTCGTCTTGGTAACAGGGGTTCGATTCCCTTACGGACTACAAATACAAAGAATAGTAAAAAGATAAAATTATAATAAAATGGCAAATCATAAGTCAGCTCTAAAAAGAATCAGAAGTAACGAAAAGAGAAGAGTATTAAACAAATACCAACACAAAACTACTCGTAATGCTATTAAAGCATTAAGAATAGCTACTGACAAAACTGATGCTACATCAAAATTGTCTAATGTTATCTCTATGATTGACAAGTTAGCTAAAAAGAATATTATTCATAATAATAAAGCTTCTAACTTAAAATCAAAGCTAACTAAATTTGTTGCTAAATTGTAATTACAATAAACAATACAAATTAAAAGCCTCTTTTTAAGAGGCTTTTTTTTTCCATAGTATTTGGATCAAAACAGTACTGCATTTTTATTCTAAATTTGGAGGCATAGCTCAGCTGGATAGAGCACCTGCCTTCTAAGCAGGCGGTCGAAGGTTCGAATCCTTCTGCCTTCACAAAAAAAACTCGTAATCAGATGATTACGAGTTTTTTAGGTTTGTAGTTATTGGTTTAGTTTCCTCTTAGGGTATATTTTACTACATTTTGATACAGAAATGAAAAAAACCGAAATAATTATAAGGTTAAAGTTGCTTCTGTTCGTTTAAAGTTGGCTCCAAAAAGGCATTAATGGATTAAGAATAGGGAAACTATTGACGAAATATTTTTTATATCAAAATAAAGTGTACCTTTGCAACCATTAAAAATAACAGATGGAATCAATTAGAAACATTGCAATTATTGCCCACGTCGATCACGGTAAAACAACTTTGGTTGATAAAATTATGTATCACTGTCAATTATTTCGTGACAACGAAAATACAGGAGATCTAATCCTTGATAACAACGACTTAGAGCGCGAAAGAGGTATTACTATTACCTCTAAGAATGTTTCTGTTCAGTATAAAGGAACAAAAATCAACATTATTGATACCCCTGGTCACGCCGATTTTGGTGGAGAAGTAGAGCGTGTATTAAATATGGCTGATGGAGTTTGTTTGCTTGTAGATGCATTTGAAGGGCCTATGCCACAAACGCGTTTTGTATTACAAAAAGCATTAGACCTTGGTTTGAAACCATGCGTTGTTATAAATAAAGTTGATAAAGAAAACTGTACTCCTGAAGAAGTTCATGAAAAAGTTTTTGACCTAATGTTT
Proteins encoded in this region:
- the proS gene encoding proline--tRNA ligase, with product MSKNLTTRSEDYSKWYNELVVKADLAENSGVRGCMVIKPYGYAIWEKMQAELDRMFKETGHQNAYFPLFVPKSMFEAEEKNAEGFAKECAIVTHYRLKNDPDKPGKLMVDPNAKLEEELIVRPTSEAIIWSTYKGWVQSYRDLPLLINQWANVVRWEMRTRLFLRTAEFLWQEGHTAHATKKEAIAESETMMHIYAEFAENFMAIPVVRGVKTETERFAGAEETYCIEALMQDGKALQAGTSHFLGQNFAKAFDVKFANSEGKQEYVWGTSWGVSTRLMGALVMTHSDDKGLVLPPNLAPIQVVIVPIHKTEEQLEQITNEVTVLVAQLKKLGIAVKYDHRTTQKPGFKFAEWELKGVPVRIAIGPKDLENGTFEIARRDTLTKELVSKEGIASYIQDLLAQIQKELFDKALNYRDSHITEVNSFEEFQTVLNDKGGFVSAHWDGTAATEAQIQELTKATIRCIPLDQAEEAGVCVFTGKPSNKRVLFAKAY
- the rpsT gene encoding 30S ribosomal protein S20, coding for MANHKSALKRIRSNEKRRVLNKYQHKTTRNAIKALRIATDKTDATSKLSNVISMIDKLAKKNIIHNNKASNLKSKLTKFVAKL